A genomic window from Vigna radiata var. radiata cultivar VC1973A chromosome 2, Vradiata_ver6, whole genome shotgun sequence includes:
- the LOC106756552 gene encoding BAG family molecular chaperone regulator 7 yields the protein MSRFKRFQLIEQPFPLCYSSPFQTLTFPSFLEHSLDLDLDLLLAPSPFDADLLHAPSLAYRRVESQIETELRLQSLGDRVAELESRFDRLIGGDRKYTWTAEIKGAEKNGFDRKYKWVAEIVEEEKKKKKKQQVKKVVKDKNVTWTIQLESEDEEEERKKKLVKGLKNVKWTAEISGKGNNSGSSRKYTFQVESDAEKKEKVKEKEKEKEKKKGNGLRIVEIHEPSNHRDVVLRQAFAKRFGSVQNDRGKRKDLSPQDAALLIQISFRAYLIRRSKALRALRELAVAKSKLKEIRAQFNNFSYRRHVARDAEERQRFSEKIIVLLLTVDAIEGADIMVRSAKRSMVDELEAMLDVVDPQPGGRSASLSFKRRTFDMPDGVIRKEIEEGVAQVVQMLEEAENSSNTFEA from the exons ATGAGCCGATTCAAGCGATTTCAGCTCATTGAACAACCATTCCCGTTATGCTACTCCTCACCCTTCCAAACCCTAACATTCCCCTCCTTTCTCGAACACTCTCTTGACCTTGATCTCGACCTCTTGCTAGCTCCCAGCCCTTTCGACGCGGATCTGCTTCACGCGCCGTCGTTGGCCTACCGCCGCGTGGAGAGCCAGATCGAGACTGAGTTGCGCTTGCAGAGCTTGGGTGACCGGGTGGCGGAGCTGGAGTCGAGGTTTGACCGTCTCATCGGCGGCGATCGGAAGTACACTTGGACCGCGGAGATCAAGGGAGCGGAGAAGAATGGGTTTGACAGGAAGTACAAGTGGGTTGCGGAGATCGttgaggaagagaagaagaaaaagaagaagcagCAGGTGAAGAAGGTGGTGAAGGATAAGAATGTGACGTGGACGATTCAGCTGGAGAGTGAGGATGAggaggaagagaggaagaagaagttgGTGAAGGGTCTTAAGAACGTTAAGTGGACGGCTGAGATCTCGGGAAAAGGGAATAACAGTGGGAGCTCTAGGAAGTACACGTTTCAGGTGGAAAGTGATGCTGAGAAAAAGGAGAAggtgaaggagaaggagaaggagaaggaaaagaagaagggAAATGGGTTGCGCATTGTGGAGATTCACGAGCCAAGTAATCATAGAGACGTGGTTTTGAGACAG GCATTTGCGAAGAGGTTTGGATCTGTGCAAAATGATAGGGGCAAAAGGAAGGATTTGTCTCCTCAAGATGCTGCTTTGTTGATCCAGATCAGCTTTAGAGCTTACTTGATCCGTAGGTCAAAAGCTCTCCGGGCCCTTAGAGAACTGGCTGTTGCAAAATCTAAATTGAAGGAAATCAGAGCCCAGTTCAATAACTTTTCTTACCGACGTCATGTAGCTCGTGATGCAGAGGAGCGCCAGCGATTTTCTGAGAAAATCATCGTCTTGCTCCTCACTGTTGATGCCATTGAG GGAGCTGATATTATGGTAAGATCAGCGAAGAGGTCAATGGTGGATGAGCTAGAAGCAATGCTTGATGTGGTAGATCCCCAGCCTGGTGGAAGATCAGCATCACTCTCCTTCAAAAGAAGGACATTTGATATGCCGGATGGAGTCATCCGGAAGGAAATTGAAGAAGGAGTTGCACAGGTTGTGCAAATGCTTGAAGAAGCAGAGAATAGCAGCAACACCTTTGAAGCATAA
- the LOC106756649 gene encoding COP9 signalosome complex subunit 4, with protein sequence MESAFASASAITDQRQKIEQYKSILAAVISSNDIAQSRKFIDHMLSDDVPLVVSRQLLQTFAQELGRLEPEIQKEIAHYTLAQIQPRVVSFEEQVLVIREKLAELYESEKQWSKAAQMLSGIDLDSGMRVIDDAFRLSKCVQIACLYLEDDDAVNAEAFINKASFLVSSSQHEVLNLKYKVCYARILDLKRKFLEAALRYYDISQIEKRKIGDEEINEEALEQTLSAAVTCTILAAAGPQRSRVLATLYKDERCSKLKIYPILQKVYLERILRKPEIDAFSEELKPHQKALLPDNFTVLDRAMIEHNLLSASKLYTNISFGELGTLLGIPPHKAEKIASRMIYEDRMRGSIDQVEAVIHFDDDTEELQRWDQQIVGLCQALNDVLDSMAKKGFPVPV encoded by the exons ATGGAGAGTGCTTTTGCAAGCGCTTCGGCGATTACAGACCAGAGGCAAAAAATAGAGCAGTATAAGAGCATACTCGCAGCTGTCATTTCGTCTAATGACATTGCTCAGTCTAGGAAATTTATCGATCACA TGTTATCAGATGATGTTCCATTAGTAGTGTCGCGGCAGCTTTTGCAGACTTTTGCTCAAGAGTTGGGAAGATTGGAGCCTGAGATACAGAAAGAGATTGCTCATTACACCCTTGCCCAAATTCAGCCTCGTGTTGTGTCGTTCGAAGAGCAg gttCTAGTCATTAGAGAGAAACTTGCCGAGCTTTATGAATCTGAGAAGCAATGGTCAAAAGCAGCTCAAATGCTCAGTGGTATTGACCTAGATTCAGGAATGAG GGTGATTGATGATGCATTCAGGTTGTCAAAGTGTGTTCAAATTGCTTGTTTATACCTTGAG GATGACGATGCTGTCAATGCTGAGGCTTTTATTAATAAAGCATCATTCTTGGTCAGCAGTAGTCAGCATGAAGTACTCAATTTAAAGTACAAg GTTTGCTATGCAAGGATCTTAGATCTGAAGAGGAAGTTTTTGGAAGCAGCATTACGGTATTATGATATATCTCAAattgagaaaaggaaaataggagACGA GGAGATTAATGAAGAAGCACTTGAGCAAACTTTATCTGCTGCTGTTACATGCACGATATTGGCAGCTGCAGGACCTCAACGTTCCCGTGTTCTTGCTACTCTGTACAAG GATGAGCGGTGCTCAAAGTTGAAGATCTATCCAATATTGCAGAAG GTGTATTTGGAGAGAATTCTAAGAAAACCAGAAATTGATGCTTTCTCAGAAGAATTGAAACCACATCAG AAAGCTCTTCTTCCGGACAATTTCACTGTGCTGGACCGGGCTATGATTGAGCACAATCTTCTTAGCGCAAGCAAACTTTATACTAATATCAG CTTTGGTGAGCTAGGCACGCTGTTGGGGATCCCACCTCACAAG GCTGAGAAGATAGCATCAAGAATGATTTATGAGGATAGGATGAGGGGATCTATTGATCAG GTTGAAGCAGTCATACATTTTGATGACGACACTGAAGAGTTGCAGAGATGGGACCAACAG ATTGTAGGTCTATGTCAAGCCCTCAATGATGTTTTGGATAGCATGGCCAAGAAGGGTTTTCCAGTTCCTGTTTAA